The following are from one region of the Noviherbaspirillum sedimenti genome:
- a CDS encoding ABC transporter ATP-binding protein gives MLEVKQINSGYGDVQVLRQVSLSVQAGEIVSIVGANGAGKSTLIRTIMGTLPTQSGEIRFLGERINGLPSHEIARLGLAQVMEGRRLFGHMDVEDNLRIGGDILRDEKRSRENLTWIYGMFPKLAERRRQLARSFSGGEQQMLAIGRALMTSPKLLLLDEPSIGLAPIMVESIFEKLPEINARGITILLVEQDVHRSLSYSSRGYVLEHGEVVMTGSSAELLADEGLKRAYLGL, from the coding sequence TATCCCTGTCGGTGCAGGCCGGCGAAATCGTCAGCATCGTCGGCGCCAACGGCGCCGGCAAATCGACCCTGATCCGCACCATCATGGGCACCTTGCCGACCCAGTCGGGCGAGATCCGCTTCCTCGGCGAGCGCATTAACGGCCTGCCATCGCACGAGATTGCCCGGCTGGGGCTGGCGCAGGTGATGGAAGGGCGCCGGCTGTTCGGCCACATGGACGTCGAGGATAACCTGCGCATCGGCGGCGACATCCTGCGCGACGAAAAACGCAGCCGCGAAAACCTGACATGGATCTACGGCATGTTCCCCAAGCTTGCCGAACGGCGCCGCCAGCTGGCGCGCTCGTTTTCCGGCGGCGAACAGCAGATGCTGGCGATCGGACGCGCGCTGATGACCTCGCCCAAGCTGCTGCTGCTGGACGAGCCCTCCATCGGCCTGGCGCCCATCATGGTCGAGTCGATTTTCGAGAAGCTCCCCGAGATCAATGCGCGCGGCATCACCATCCTGCTGGTGGAACAGGACGTGCACCGTTCGCTGAGCTACTCCTCGCGCGGTTACGTGCTGGAGCACGGCGAGGTCGTGATGACCGGCAGCAGCGCCGAACTATTGGCCGACGAGGGCTTGAAGCGGGCTTATCTGGGGCTTTGA